A genome region from Gossypium hirsutum isolate 1008001.06 chromosome A04, Gossypium_hirsutum_v2.1, whole genome shotgun sequence includes the following:
- the LOC107948972 gene encoding probable uridine nucleosidase 2 isoform X4 gives MMVNHECHSTFGFWTHINKGTKLRVADFVHGADGLGNQNFPPPEGKPIDMSATDFLVEQANLYPGKVTVVALGPLTNIALAIQQDPSFVKNIGQIVLLGGAFAVNGNVNPAAEANIFGDPDAADIVFTSGADVLAVGINVTHQVVLTDSDRETLASSNGKFAQYLLKILEVYFNYHHDAYSTKGVYLHDPTAMLAAINPSLITYVEGAVRVQTNGITRGLTLLYNKQKRFAEITEWSNQPSVKVAVTVDAPAVLKLVMKRLMEC, from the exons ATGATGGTGAATCACGAATGTCATTCAACTTTTGGATTTTGGACGCACATAAAT AAAGGTACAAAACTTCGTGTTGCTGATTTTGTCCATGGTGCTGATGGGCTTGGCAATCAAAATTTCCCTCCCCCGGAAGGAAAGCCTATTGACATGTCAGCTACTGATTTCCTTGTTGAGCAAGCAAACCTCTATCCTGGGAAGGTCACTGTGGTGGCATTGGGGCCCCTAACAAATATTGCACTG GCTATTCAACAAGATCCATCGTTTGTTAAAAACATTGGGCAGATTGTTCTTCTTGGTGGTGCTTTTGCAGTAAATGGAAATGTGAATCCAGCAGCCGAGGCCAAT ATCTTTGGTGATCCAGATGCTGCAGATATTGTGTTCACAAGTGGAGCAGATGTTTTGGCTGTGGGGATAAATGTAACTCATCAAGTTGTTTTGACAG ATTCTGACCGAGAAACATTGGCTAGTTCAAATGGAAAATTTGCTCAGTACTTGTTGAAGATACTAGAGGTGTACTTCAATTATCATCATGATGCATATAGCACTAAAG GTGTGTACCTTCATGATCCAACAGCCATGCTTGCAGCCATTAATCCTTCACTTATCACCTACGTGGAGGGTGCTGTCAGAGTTCAAACAAATGGCATCACACGGGGACTAACACTATTATACAACAAGCAGAAGAG GTTTGCTGAAATTACGGAGTGGTCTAATCAACCATCGGTGAAGGTGGCGGTCACAGTTGATGCACCTGCTGTTCTCAAATTGGTTATGAAGAGGTTGATGGAATGTTGA
- the LOC107948972 gene encoding probable uridine nucleosidase 2 isoform X1 gives MASAAGEPKKIIIDTDPGIDDAMAIFLALRSPEVEVIGLTTIYGNVYTTLATRNALHLLEVADRTDIPVAEGSHVTITKGTKLRVADFVHGADGLGNQNFPPPEGKPIDMSATDFLVEQANLYPGKVTVVALGPLTNIALAIQQDPSFVKNIGQIVLLGGAFAVNGNVNPAAEANIFGDPDAADIVFTSGADVLAVGINVTHQVVLTDSDRETLASSNGKFAQYLLKILEVYFNYHHDAYSTKGVYLHDPTAMLAAINPSLITYVEGAVRVQTNGITRGLTLLYNKQKRFAEITEWSNQPSVKVAVTVDAPAVLKLVMKRLMEC, from the exons ATGGCTTCAGCAGCAGGAGAACCGAAGAAGATCATCATAGACACTGATCCTGGCATTG ATGATGCCATGGCGATATTTCTGGCTCTGAGGTCTCCTGAAGTGGAGGTCATCGGACTCACCACTATTTATGGCAATGTCTACACTACTTTGGCCACGAGGAATGCCTTACATTTG CTAGAGGTTGCAGACAGGACTGATATCCCTGTGGCGGAAGGATCACATGTTACCATCACT AAAGGTACAAAACTTCGTGTTGCTGATTTTGTCCATGGTGCTGATGGGCTTGGCAATCAAAATTTCCCTCCCCCGGAAGGAAAGCCTATTGACATGTCAGCTACTGATTTCCTTGTTGAGCAAGCAAACCTCTATCCTGGGAAGGTCACTGTGGTGGCATTGGGGCCCCTAACAAATATTGCACTG GCTATTCAACAAGATCCATCGTTTGTTAAAAACATTGGGCAGATTGTTCTTCTTGGTGGTGCTTTTGCAGTAAATGGAAATGTGAATCCAGCAGCCGAGGCCAAT ATCTTTGGTGATCCAGATGCTGCAGATATTGTGTTCACAAGTGGAGCAGATGTTTTGGCTGTGGGGATAAATGTAACTCATCAAGTTGTTTTGACAG ATTCTGACCGAGAAACATTGGCTAGTTCAAATGGAAAATTTGCTCAGTACTTGTTGAAGATACTAGAGGTGTACTTCAATTATCATCATGATGCATATAGCACTAAAG GTGTGTACCTTCATGATCCAACAGCCATGCTTGCAGCCATTAATCCTTCACTTATCACCTACGTGGAGGGTGCTGTCAGAGTTCAAACAAATGGCATCACACGGGGACTAACACTATTATACAACAAGCAGAAGAG GTTTGCTGAAATTACGGAGTGGTCTAATCAACCATCGGTGAAGGTGGCGGTCACAGTTGATGCACCTGCTGTTCTCAAATTGGTTATGAAGAGGTTGATGGAATGTTGA
- the LOC107948972 gene encoding probable uridine nucleosidase 2 isoform X3, which yields MASAAGEPKKIIIDTDPGIDDAMAIFLALRSPEVEVIGLTTIYGNVYTTLATRNALHLLEVADRTDIPVAEGSHVTITKGTKLRVADFVHGADGLGNQNFPPPEGKPIDMSATDFLVEQANLYPGKVTVVALGPLTNIALAIQQDPSFVKNIGQIVLLGGAFAVNGNVNPAAEANIFGDPDAADIVFTSGADVLAVGINVTHQVVLTGVYLHDPTAMLAAINPSLITYVEGAVRVQTNGITRGLTLLYNKQKRFAEITEWSNQPSVKVAVTVDAPAVLKLVMKRLMEC from the exons ATGGCTTCAGCAGCAGGAGAACCGAAGAAGATCATCATAGACACTGATCCTGGCATTG ATGATGCCATGGCGATATTTCTGGCTCTGAGGTCTCCTGAAGTGGAGGTCATCGGACTCACCACTATTTATGGCAATGTCTACACTACTTTGGCCACGAGGAATGCCTTACATTTG CTAGAGGTTGCAGACAGGACTGATATCCCTGTGGCGGAAGGATCACATGTTACCATCACT AAAGGTACAAAACTTCGTGTTGCTGATTTTGTCCATGGTGCTGATGGGCTTGGCAATCAAAATTTCCCTCCCCCGGAAGGAAAGCCTATTGACATGTCAGCTACTGATTTCCTTGTTGAGCAAGCAAACCTCTATCCTGGGAAGGTCACTGTGGTGGCATTGGGGCCCCTAACAAATATTGCACTG GCTATTCAACAAGATCCATCGTTTGTTAAAAACATTGGGCAGATTGTTCTTCTTGGTGGTGCTTTTGCAGTAAATGGAAATGTGAATCCAGCAGCCGAGGCCAAT ATCTTTGGTGATCCAGATGCTGCAGATATTGTGTTCACAAGTGGAGCAGATGTTTTGGCTGTGGGGATAAATGTAACTCATCAAGTTGTTTTGACAG GTGTGTACCTTCATGATCCAACAGCCATGCTTGCAGCCATTAATCCTTCACTTATCACCTACGTGGAGGGTGCTGTCAGAGTTCAAACAAATGGCATCACACGGGGACTAACACTATTATACAACAAGCAGAAGAG GTTTGCTGAAATTACGGAGTGGTCTAATCAACCATCGGTGAAGGTGGCGGTCACAGTTGATGCACCTGCTGTTCTCAAATTGGTTATGAAGAGGTTGATGGAATGTTGA
- the LOC107948972 gene encoding probable uridine nucleosidase 2 isoform X2 — protein MCSNIGIFLRKSIRCSDDAMAIFLALRSPEVEVIGLTTIYGNVYTTLATRNALHLLEVADRTDIPVAEGSHVTITKGTKLRVADFVHGADGLGNQNFPPPEGKPIDMSATDFLVEQANLYPGKVTVVALGPLTNIALAIQQDPSFVKNIGQIVLLGGAFAVNGNVNPAAEANIFGDPDAADIVFTSGADVLAVGINVTHQVVLTDSDRETLASSNGKFAQYLLKILEVYFNYHHDAYSTKGVYLHDPTAMLAAINPSLITYVEGAVRVQTNGITRGLTLLYNKQKRFAEITEWSNQPSVKVAVTVDAPAVLKLVMKRLMEC, from the exons ATGTGTTCAAATATTGGAATTTTTTTACGTAAATCCATTCGATGCTCAG ATGATGCCATGGCGATATTTCTGGCTCTGAGGTCTCCTGAAGTGGAGGTCATCGGACTCACCACTATTTATGGCAATGTCTACACTACTTTGGCCACGAGGAATGCCTTACATTTG CTAGAGGTTGCAGACAGGACTGATATCCCTGTGGCGGAAGGATCACATGTTACCATCACT AAAGGTACAAAACTTCGTGTTGCTGATTTTGTCCATGGTGCTGATGGGCTTGGCAATCAAAATTTCCCTCCCCCGGAAGGAAAGCCTATTGACATGTCAGCTACTGATTTCCTTGTTGAGCAAGCAAACCTCTATCCTGGGAAGGTCACTGTGGTGGCATTGGGGCCCCTAACAAATATTGCACTG GCTATTCAACAAGATCCATCGTTTGTTAAAAACATTGGGCAGATTGTTCTTCTTGGTGGTGCTTTTGCAGTAAATGGAAATGTGAATCCAGCAGCCGAGGCCAAT ATCTTTGGTGATCCAGATGCTGCAGATATTGTGTTCACAAGTGGAGCAGATGTTTTGGCTGTGGGGATAAATGTAACTCATCAAGTTGTTTTGACAG ATTCTGACCGAGAAACATTGGCTAGTTCAAATGGAAAATTTGCTCAGTACTTGTTGAAGATACTAGAGGTGTACTTCAATTATCATCATGATGCATATAGCACTAAAG GTGTGTACCTTCATGATCCAACAGCCATGCTTGCAGCCATTAATCCTTCACTTATCACCTACGTGGAGGGTGCTGTCAGAGTTCAAACAAATGGCATCACACGGGGACTAACACTATTATACAACAAGCAGAAGAG GTTTGCTGAAATTACGGAGTGGTCTAATCAACCATCGGTGAAGGTGGCGGTCACAGTTGATGCACCTGCTGTTCTCAAATTGGTTATGAAGAGGTTGATGGAATGTTGA